CTCCTTTATTTACTTCATCTCCTGAAGATCCCTCAGGCACCGCTGCTGAAGTCTCACCGCTGCATAAGCAGTTTTCACCTTCTTGTAATACTTTTCCACAATTATTACATTCCATTGACATGACCTCCTATTTTTAAAAAAATAAAGCAATATTATCTATATTCAATATTTATCAATATAAGAATACCAGTAAAAATACATTTTGTCATTATAAATTTATAAGATTTAGTTAAAATAAATGAAAACATTTAAAAAGCACTTCTTTTTTGAAATTTGCTGAAGTGCTTTTTATTTGCTTTTTATATTGTATTACACTGGGTGTACCCTGTTTTCATAATCCACCATATCAGGGTCTATCCCGTATTTCTCTGCTTTCCTGAACTCAAAATATTTTTTTGCAACGGATGGGAATAGTGCATAAGACAGCACATCTTCATCCTGTTCTAAATACTCTTTCATTTCATTTTTTATATTTTTAAGCTCAGGCTTTATAAAGTCAGCAGGTCTTTTAGTAATAGGTTTTTCACCGTTTAAAATTTTCTTTTGTATTTCAGGATTAACAGGTGCCGGTGTTTTGCCATACTCTCCTTTTACCAGCGCCTTTGATTCCTTTGGAACCATCTTATATCTCTCACCCATCAATACATTCAAAACAGCCTGTGTACCTACAATCTGGCTTGTAGGAGTTACCAGAGGAGGAAAACCAAAGTCTTCCCTTACCTTTGGTATTTCTTTTAAAACTTCTTCAAATTTATCAAGGGCATTTGATTGCTTAAGTTGTGATACAAGGTTTGAAAGCATTCCACCGGGAACCTGGTATATTAATGTATTAATATCAACTCCCAGCACTTTTGCATCTAAAAGCCCGCTGTTTAGGTATTCCTCTCTTAAAGGTTTGAAATACTCTGCAATTTCATTTAATTTGTTTATGTCAAGACCTGTGTCGTATTCAGTACCTTTTAAAGTTGCAACAACTGATTCTGTAGGTGGCTGTGAAGTTCCAAGAGCTAAAGGTGATATTGCACAGTCCACCACGTCACATCCTGCTTCTATAGCCTTTAGATATGTCATTGATGCAACACCGCTTGTATAGTGGGTGTGAATTTGTATAGGTACTTTTACATTTTCCTTCAGTGCTTTTACCAAGTCATATGCTGCATAAGGAAGCATTAAACCTGCCATATCCTTTATGCATATAGAGTCTGCCCCCATGTCCACAAGTCTCTTTGCATCTTTTACAAAAAGGTCTAAATTGTGAACCGGGCTTGTGGTATAGCATACAGCAGCTTGTGCATGCCCTCCTTCTTTTTTACATGCTTTAATGGCAGTTTCAATATTTCTTACATCATTTAAAGCATCAAAAATTCTTATTATGTCAATTCCGTTTGCTATTGCCTTTTGGACAAAATATTCTACTACATCATCTGCATAATGCTTATAACCTAAAAGGTTCTGACCTCTTAAAAGCATTTGAAGCTTTGTTTTCTTAACATGTTTTCTAATTGTCCTTAATCTTTCCCAAGGATCTTCATTTAAAAATCTTAAGCAAGAGTCAAATGTTGCCCCTCCCCAAGCTTCCAGTGAATGATACCCTATATCATCAAGCTTTTCTAATATAGGAGCCATTTCATCAATTTTCATGCGTGTGGCAATTAGTGATTGATGGGCATCCCTTAGAACAGTTTCAGTTATTTTAGCCATATATTTAACCTCCTTAATTATTCTTACCCCTTCTTTTAAAACTCAAAACTAAATAATAGTAAATTAATTCAGGGTAAGGAGTAAATCTCCTGAATCCACAGAGGCACCACTAGATACATCCACAGAGGCAACTGTTCCGTCCTGGGGGGCTAAAATTTCGTTTTCCATCTTCATAGCTTCTAAAATTA
The genomic region above belongs to Acetivibrio saccincola and contains:
- a CDS encoding oxaloacetate decarboxylase subunit alpha; its protein translation is MAKITETVLRDAHQSLIATRMKIDEMAPILEKLDDIGYHSLEAWGGATFDSCLRFLNEDPWERLRTIRKHVKKTKLQMLLRGQNLLGYKHYADDVVEYFVQKAIANGIDIIRIFDALNDVRNIETAIKACKKEGGHAQAAVCYTTSPVHNLDLFVKDAKRLVDMGADSICIKDMAGLMLPYAAYDLVKALKENVKVPIQIHTHYTSGVASMTYLKAIEAGCDVVDCAISPLALGTSQPPTESVVATLKGTEYDTGLDINKLNEIAEYFKPLREEYLNSGLLDAKVLGVDINTLIYQVPGGMLSNLVSQLKQSNALDKFEEVLKEIPKVREDFGFPPLVTPTSQIVGTQAVLNVLMGERYKMVPKESKALVKGEYGKTPAPVNPEIQKKILNGEKPITKRPADFIKPELKNIKNEMKEYLEQDEDVLSYALFPSVAKKYFEFRKAEKYGIDPDMVDYENRVHPV